CAAGCGGTACGCTTCGGCGTTGGGGATCGGCTCGGACCTGGAAGCTCGCTGCGCGACCCCACCAACGTTCAATGCAAGTGCGGCGACAATCTGGTCGGTCACCTCGTCTTCCAACTTGAACAGGTCGTCAAAAGGGCAATCGAACTTCCCGGCCCACAAGGTTGTGTTGCTCGGAATGCCCACGAGCTGAAGCGTCAGACGTACTCGGGTACCAAGTATACGGAGGGTGCCCTCCAGAACGCAGTTCACTCGCAGCGCCAGACCAACCTCAAGAGCCTCAGCAGATCTGGAGGTAAACGCAGCTACCGCGCTAGTGGGCCGCACCTCCACGTCGCGGAGTCGCCCCAGGCGGGTGATGACCGCATCGCACAATCCGAGGCCGAGATAAGCGTGATCACCGCGGAGAACCCGGAATGGCAGCACGGCCACTGATCGCGGAGCCTCGATCGGGGCACCGGGTTCGCGACGAAACTGCGCAGGCGAGGTAAACCGGTAGCCGCGCCGCGGAACCGTTTCAATCGCGGCGCCATATCCGTCCAGTCCTTTGCGCAGGTCGCAGATGTGACGCGCAAGTATTCCCTCAGTCACGAAGGTGTCGGGCCAGACACGTTCCAGCAGATGCGGCTTGGTCACCACGTTGCCCTGCTGTTCCAGTAAAAGCTTCAGAATGTGGACCGCGCGGGGAGCGAGTGGCAGCTTTTCGCCATTCCGCAGAAGAAGCAATTGTTCGGTGTCGAGTCGATACGGCCCAAACTCGTACCAGGACACTGAATCGATGCCCATAGGAGATTTCAGAACTCCTTCATGACTCCGACAAATGTTCTAGTTACGCTGCTGGCCGCAGCATTGTAGCGCCCGCAGAACAACAAACAAAGCGGTTTCGGCCGCACAGAGGGGGAAGTGTCATGCGTAAAGCCATCGTAATCGTCATCGCGCTGATGATTGTAGCCACTGCGGCAACAGCAGGCGAAAAACCAAAACAGGAGATCGTCGGCATGTGGCAGACGATCGTGCAGGAGACCGGAATCACCGGCGTGCGCGTGTATAGCGCCGACGGCACCGTCAACCAGGCGCAGTCTGTTCCGGGTTCCATGAGCAACAGCGTCGGTGTGTGGGAGGTCTGCGATACCGACCCCTGTGCCCCCGGTACACAAAACCGTTATCGTCTGCGCATGATCATGTACGCCGTGGATCAAGGCGTGCCCGTCACAATCGAAACCCAGGAAGTCGTCACAGTTCGCGACGGCAAGATTATTACGGACGATGATGCTGGAGATTTTGTTGCCATTCACGTCACCAGCCTTGACGGGACCCCGTTTTCACCGCCTGGGGGCTTCCGCTTTCATGAGTTCGGCGAGAAGCTTCAAATCAAGTAACCGAACGAATAGATTCTCGGATCCGGTTCTATACCTACCTGCTCGCGACGCGCCTTTCGTCGCGAGCAGGTGGGGCAAGGAATCCAATTGGACTCGTTGAACTGAAGGAAGATACCAGGCGGCGCGTGTTGAAGTGGCAGATTCCGCGCTTCTTGGGAACCAACGGCTCTCTACATAATTGGCGCTTGGCAAAATAGCGTCCACGCCAGAAATAGGAATGAAGTGGAACGGCTCTGTACCGTTCAAAAGTGTGGGGGGCTGTATCCACGAGCATCCGGAAGACACTCGCAGCCGAGCTGGCTGGGTTTGTTACGGATTGCAAGCGTGAACTTTGACCAGGTAACCCAACCTTCCCCAATCGCGAGAATAAAGACGCCAGGCATCATTCCTTCTCGGCGCACTTCTCAGAAACCGCTGCATAACTCAATAACAGTCCTCTCGGGAGCGAACCTGCGTGAGTTTCATAGAGCGGCTTCGCTGCGTACTTAAGCCAATGCTTAGAGATAAGCGAGCTGTGACAAAAGTCCTCGCTCAGTGCGCGGAGGCCCTGTTTGGATTAATCTGGCTAAAAGCAGTCTAGTGTGGGTCCGACATTTACCTTGTAGGAACTCTATGTCGCAAGATTCTCCCTCGAAGCTTCAATTGACGCTCGGCACAGGGGCATTCGCATTGTGCTTTGCTGTGTTTGGAACCATGTCGGCAATGATGCCAATACTGAGCAAGCAAATGCAGCTCAGTTCGGTCCAGAAGAGTATTGCCGTCGCTGTTCCGGTACTACTGGGAAGTTTAGGGCGCATTCCGCTCGGTATGTTGACGGACCGATTTGGCGGACGTTTGGTGTTCAGCATCGTTATGGTGCTGTCGATTGTTCCAGCGTTTCTCATGGGATCGGTCCAGGATTACCCCCACCTGATCGCGTACGGTTTGTTGATTGGCATTGGACTCGCGAGTTTCTCGGTAGGCGTCGGATTCGTCAGCGGGTGGTATTCCGCTGAGAAGCAAGGATTCGCACTTGGCGTCTACGGTGCCGGCAATATCGGTCAATCGCTTGCTGCCTTTGGTTCGCCTTTCATCGCCGCCGCTGCAGGAGTGCGTTGGGGATTCTGGACATTCGGGATTCTGCTGAGCGTATGGCTCCTTATCTTCGTGGTGCTCGCACAGGACGCACCTCGTCGCACCGCGGCGAAGTCATTCGGCGAGATAATTCGCCCGCTCAATGACACTCGGAGCTGGGAACTCAGCCTGTTTTATTTCCTCACCTTCGGTGGATTTGTCGCCATGGCCATCTACCTGCCAATCTTTCTTACGGAAACGTTCAGGCTGACTCCGCAGGATGCTGGAATGAGAACCGCGGGATTCGTGGTACTCGCAACGTTGATGCGTCCGATCGGCGGCACCTTGGCAGATAAAATTGGCGGGCGTACGATTCTGAAGTGGGTGTTTCCCGCCGTTGCAGTGATGGCAGCATTTCTGGCCTGCCCAATGATCTCCACCTTCACGATTGGGGCTCTCGGCATGGCAGCCGCCATTGGGTTGGGCAATGGAGCAGTGTTCAAGCTTCTGCCCGAGTATTTTCCCGCATCGGTGGGGAGTGTGACGGGGTTGGTCGGGGCCGCTGGCGGCCTCGGCGGATTTTTCCCGCCATTGGTGCTCGGTTTCATTAAGGAAGAAACCGGTGGGTTTATGTGGGGCTTTGTTCTCCTTGGAGTATTCGCACTCATCTCTCTCGCCGTACTCCTTGGAAGACGCGCACCAGCAAAAAGTGTTATGACGGCGTAATAGGAGGCGCATGAAACCTGTTCCTGCAGCACGTGGTTCGGACACGGTACATGCGACAGTGTGGGGCTTGGTTGTCGCGTTCGTACTCATTGCTGGCATCGTGGTGGGGAGCCGCGGATTGCGCGATTTCGATCCGGCACTTGTCTCCTACGCCGGTGCGACAGTGTTCGCCGGCTTTGGCATCGGGTACCGCTATGCCATGTGGCTGCGGCGGCCGCCAACGCGAATGTACTGGTATCGCGGATGGCAGATCTTTATCAAGCCGAAGAAACTCCTTGGCAACATTGGCCATCTGGGCCAGATCTTCTGGAACAACATCCTCCTGCAACGCTTTATTGAGCGGCGGTCGAAGGTGCGCTGGACTGCGCACTGGTTCATAGCCTGGGGATGCCTGCTGGCAGCGGCAGTTACTTTTCCGCTCTCATTCGGATGGATTCGGTTCGAAACTGCGCGCGACACGCAGGACATTTACACCGCATTCGTGTTCGGCATTCACATGGGCAGCTTCCATCTCGGAACTCCGGTCGCCGCTCTCGCATTCAACATCCTGGACATATCGGCGGTCATGGTGCTCATCGGCATCTTTTTCGCGATGTGGCGCCGCGGCCGGGATCACGGCGCAATGGCGGTGCAGCAGTTTTCAAGCGATCTCTTGCCTTTGATACTTCTGTTCTCAATATCGATTACGGGACTATTTCTCACGGCTTCCACGCACTTGATGCGCGGACTTCATTATGTCGTTCTATCGCAAATCCACGCCGTCACCGTGATCATCACGTTGCTCTACTTGCCCTTCGGCAAGTTCTTCCATATCTTCCAGCGTCCTGCACAACTCGGAGTCGATTTCTATAAGCGGGCAGGCGAAGCTGGCGCCGAAGCTCTCTGCCTGCGCTGCGGCCAGCCGTATGGAACCAGGTTGCAGATGGATGACCTGAAGGATGTTCAATCTGCGCTCGCAATCAAGTATCAGATGGCGGACGGCACGCATTACCAGGACGTCTGTCCGGCATGCCGGCGCAAGAACCTGGCATTAACACAAGACGCATTGTGGAAGTCGCCGAACATAGAGTTGCGAGGGATCTGATATGGCGAAACTACCAACCGACATTCCAAGCATCGTGAAGGAGTTTGGGCCATCCCTGCATCGGGTTCCTCCCGGCGGGTGGGAGCATACCGGTGAAGACGACAAACTGGTGAAAACGCATTGCTGTTTCTGCGGACAGCAGTGCGGAATTGAGTTGCGAGTCCGCAACAACAAGGTCATCGGCTTCGAACCCTGGGAGGACTTCCCATTTAACAAGGGCAAGCTGTGTCCCAAGGGTGTCAAGCGCTACATGCAAGATGAGCATCCGGACCGCCTGAAAAGTCCTCTGCAGCGGGTGGAAGGCAAAGGCTATGAGCCGATTGACTGGGAAACCGCGTTGAGCCGCGTCGTGAGCGAGATCAAGCGCATCCAGCAGGCCTACGGCAACGATGCCTTCGCTTTTCTGACGGGTGCCTCGCTCACAAATGAGAAAGCGTACCTGATGGGAAAGTTCGCGCGCGTTGCGCT
Above is a genomic segment from Terriglobia bacterium containing:
- a CDS encoding winged helix-turn-helix domain-containing protein, coding for MGIDSVSWYEFGPYRLDTEQLLLLRNGEKLPLAPRAVHILKLLLEQQGNVVTKPHLLERVWPDTFVTEGILARHICDLRKGLDGYGAAIETVPRRGYRFTSPAQFRREPGAPIEAPRSVAVLPFRVLRGDHAYLGLGLCDAVITRLGRLRDVEVRPTSAVAAFTSRSAEALEVGLALRVNCVLEGTLRILGTRVRLTLQLVGIPSNTTLWAGKFDCPFDDLFKLEDEVTDQIVAALALNVGGVAQRASRSEPIPNAEAYRLVMQAKYLRSHHAGSQTLRNAVEVLERALTLDPGYAAAYAELAFCYALHPMFGASTPDAVPRAKAAALKALEFEPEQQRARWTLAFIQWHYDFDWRYSEPELRRVLAINPHDADACHTLAMLLAETGRIAEATSTIERAMQLEPTSALVHGSAGMIEYFAGRYQQAVALCRRGLQL
- a CDS encoding MFS transporter; translation: MSQDSPSKLQLTLGTGAFALCFAVFGTMSAMMPILSKQMQLSSVQKSIAVAVPVLLGSLGRIPLGMLTDRFGGRLVFSIVMVLSIVPAFLMGSVQDYPHLIAYGLLIGIGLASFSVGVGFVSGWYSAEKQGFALGVYGAGNIGQSLAAFGSPFIAAAAGVRWGFWTFGILLSVWLLIFVVLAQDAPRRTAAKSFGEIIRPLNDTRSWELSLFYFLTFGGFVAMAIYLPIFLTETFRLTPQDAGMRTAGFVVLATLMRPIGGTLADKIGGRTILKWVFPAVAVMAAFLACPMISTFTIGALGMAAAIGLGNGAVFKLLPEYFPASVGSVTGLVGAAGGLGGFFPPLVLGFIKEETGGFMWGFVLLGVFALISLAVLLGRRAPAKSVMTA
- a CDS encoding MFS transporter, translated to MKPVPAARGSDTVHATVWGLVVAFVLIAGIVVGSRGLRDFDPALVSYAGATVFAGFGIGYRYAMWLRRPPTRMYWYRGWQIFIKPKKLLGNIGHLGQIFWNNILLQRFIERRSKVRWTAHWFIAWGCLLAAAVTFPLSFGWIRFETARDTQDIYTAFVFGIHMGSFHLGTPVAALAFNILDISAVMVLIGIFFAMWRRGRDHGAMAVQQFSSDLLPLILLFSISITGLFLTASTHLMRGLHYVVLSQIHAVTVIITLLYLPFGKFFHIFQRPAQLGVDFYKRAGEAGAEALCLRCGQPYGTRLQMDDLKDVQSALAIKYQMADGTHYQDVCPACRRKNLALTQDALWKSPNIELRGI